Genomic DNA from Oryza sativa Japonica Group chromosome 5, ASM3414082v1:
TAACTTGGGCCATAAGACTTCAATTACTGCCGTCTAATTTCGATACAACTCACACTCGTCACAAGGCCAGGGCTACTACTGGGCTAGCGAGCTATCCTCTCAAGAAAGTCGAGCTGTCCAAAAAGATTACGTTGATGCCTAGAAATAGCTCGGATTTAATTTTACCCTGGAAACAAATGCTACCCAGCTATACGCCAATCTCCGGGACCAGCTGGGCAAACAGAATGCACATCAAACCATCAATTCTGGCCCGTCTCATGCACAGATTTTCCGCACGAAAACTTCGCCCAGGATGCATGATTCAAGGCTTCAAGCAAATGCACACAAAACCCGCGACGAGGAATCAATCAAATGCTCCATCAAGACCTTCCGCGCCCGCACCGGCATCAATTGCTCGCCTTCTCCGCGCATTCGCTCGCACTCCTGACTCCTCTATAAACGCGATCCTACGAGCCGTGCACTGGGTGATCACCAGCTTCTACGCGCGCATACGCTGCCATTACATTCTTACGATTGCTTCAGCTCGAGCTAAGCTAACAATCCCATTATATGCCATTATCGAGGTGAAGTGAAGCTCCGGTCCATGGCGCCCTTGTCGATGTCGAGGGCTCACTTGCTCTTCTTGTgctcgttggcggcggcggcggctgcggctgccggGGCGCTCGCCGTGCCGGCGGCCGAAGTGGACTGGGCGCGTCAGCTCAGGCACCACCATGGTGCGTCTCCGGCCAGTGACgctccggcgccgtcgccggcgccgctgtcAACGCCCGAGCTATGCCGTCCCGGCGAGCCCGTCccggcgccgtcctcgtcgCCTGCCGGAGCAACAACGACCCccgccccggcggcgccggccgccaccgcgcctGCCCCGTCGCCCGAGGCGGACGGCAAGAGTAGTGGTGCGGCAGCTGCGCCGCCGTTGATGACCTGGCCGGCCGTGCTCGCCGGTGCCGCCGGCGTGGCTACGACGTTGATTCTCTGAGCGTCTGAACGCGCCATTGATCACCTCGATTGTTCGAGGACTACGTACTTAGCAAATTATCAGGAACTAAGCATAGGAGATTACCGTGCTGTCTGGTCTGTGCTGCGTGTTCGGAGTAGTTTGCCTTCCAAATATTTTATTTGGCGAGTCCTAATTTCTCTTCCCCTTTTGCTATGGTTCGCCAAAAGAAgcaaagattatatatatatgatgttcTCCTTGTGTTTTGAATGGttgtcatgttttttttatcttctgtGGACGATTCCCGGAGCACTTTGTTGCACTTGCACATTGTCATCTGGCTTGACATTTTGACGATGTCGGGGGAAAAACCATATGAACTCTACATATAGCATGAGTTGATCCATGCCGATCATCATTGCttccaaaagaaaaggagaagccAAAAATGAGCCGGAACCAGAATGCATGGTATACAAATACGGATTCTTAAAGATGAGAATAACCGGTAAATTCCTTATACTGGGATATGAGATAGTCCTGGGAACCTGAACAATATAATTAATCATTTTACTTATACTGTATAAATCTGATGTGTTATTCTTTGTATCGCTGTGTTCCGTAACAAAAAGAGTATACAAAATAAAAGAGGTACCGGATATACACGAAATGCCACAAAGTTAAGCTACTGACAGTGACACAGACACACAGGCAACTATGATGCCAGAAGATCCCCTCCCCTTTTATTGCTCCAAGGCTATATCTATATGAAGGAATGAAGGCTATGATGACTTCATACAATCTACTCCATGATTTTGGAGCTGAATTGTGCTACGTCTTGAACTAGATACTACTTTCTGTCTCGATGATGTCTGTTGCAGCATGCCTGATGCTCTCACGGAACGATACAAACCCTTTACCACTTGTAAACCCTGTACCGTCAACATCTTGCTCTTCAATAAGATACCTCTCAAACAATGCTGGATCTTCTCGTCCTCCATGGATAAATGTCAGCTTTGGTGTTATACACCTGCCCTGCTTCAACTCATTAACCATGGTTCTCAAAAGACCTACGTGATATGCAAAGATATGAAACAAATAAGTAGATGAAGCAATCAAGTGAAAAAAACAATGCACACCATGCAAACAGTGAAATGGTGTACTTACAGTCATGAGGTGGAGGAAAAGGAAGTGAAGGATCAGCAGACGGTGAATAGTAAACAATAAGGTTCGTAAATGCATCCAGAAGAAATATGGGGCTCTCACTCATGATTAGAGCAGCCCGGCTCAACGTATGCCGAGGGAATGCTTGCTTGTCGGGTGACGAGTATGAAACTAAAACTGGGTATATAGCTTTGGCTAGAGAAGATGGCTCCAGGGCACTGTAATAACAACGGAAAGGAGTTTCAATAAAAAACTTGTACGCTTGGAGATAGAAAATTGGCTTCAATTCCAAATAAAGCAAAATAGAtccaaagcagcagcagcagcaatttattcttatcttttccttttagttCTCAGAGTGGTCAATATTTTGCCTTTCTTACAGTACACAtgattatagaaaatgtgtacaatCTTGGGCTTGTTTGGTTCATAGTCATCCCTAGCCTTACCAATTTTTGGCAATGGCAAGAATTGGCCTTTGCCAATTTTTTTCTGGTAAAAATTGGCTAGGCACTCATTTGCTTTACTACCAAAGTTGCATTTGGCCTTCAACTAAGCCAAataatttggcaatgccaattCTTTTAGCTACAAACCAAACAAGTGACTTTTTTTTGGGCATTGCCAAGATTTTGGCTTGGTTAAGTTTGGCTACAAACCCCTTGTGTTTCCTACAGTATACATGATTATAATTTTTCCCAACGTTTTTTTTGCTAGCGTGCATATTCTAACATGTATAACATCTATGATTCTTTTAAGTAATTGCTAGTGCAAATATTCTACAACATCATTCTTTTAGATGCTTTTTTTAATGAACAGTGTACAAAGCCCTAAATTTAGATTTTGATTTCCCACCTGAAAAGGCATTGCAAATATATCCTGTAATCTGGGTGAATGCCTTCTTCATGCAACTGAAGAAGAGGGTTCCTTAACAATGCAAACACAAGCTGAGGTAACATTTGCAGCTGTGGGCACTGTAAGAAGTCAACATCAACATGTGATTCTGGAATTCGTGCATCAGATCTCAATGCCTGATTATACCGAGCTATAAGGAGAGACAGCCAATCATGTACCAAACTTCTGCCCTCTTTAACTCCTTTATCCAATGAAATTAAAATAACCTGATGCCAACATTTCAGAATAGACTTAAGTTAGGAGAGCAAAAATAGTAAAAGTATAGAAATCAAAGTTAATTTAGGGCAAGAAAGAAAAGTGATATTCCTCACAGGTGTTGTTAGTTAAAAGGCGTAAACATGGAGCTCCAAGAAAAACTTGGATAATCATTCAACAaaattgtttttaaaaaaagctacaAAAAACGTCTTCCTAATGATTTTCTTACAGAATTCAATCTACAGAGGAATCTTCCTTAAATAGAACCTTCACCAATCGAAATCCATAGCACACTATTTTAATGGTCTTGAGTTCACTACATTTCTAATCCTGACAACATATCATGCAACAGAGTAACCGAATGAACCATAAAGATTTTTCTTCTCAAACTGCCGAACATCTTGAAATGAAGTGGTATGATTTCAAGAAAACTGAACATGGTTACCTTATGTACTAGAATATGTAGGAGAGTCTCTGGATCAACACTGTCATATATTTCGTTGATATTTTTAGCTGGTCGATACTGCAATGTCCTTATTCTCAACCGCCTCTTTAGACAAAACATGTTACTGTAGGATGTGACATTATAATTAATCAACTTGAAAATTAGACATCACTTGACCAAAAGCACAGCAACAAAGATGAAACTGAAGAAGGAACAAATGAAGCTATGTAACATTACTATACTCACTCATGCATTATTAATCATTGTAAGCACAGGAACTAGTAGTAGAAAAACAGAAATATTAAATGTTAATAGCACAAGAGGCTTGGCATGTTCGGCCAGAAAGGAGGCCAATTAGGCATGGAACAGACTAACTTAACGGTAAACTAAGGAATGCCAAAATCCTGCATACCTTGTAGATGATTGTGTTTCATTCTCTGATGTATGCTTGACAGGTTCAATAACACTATACTGAAATGCAATTTGTACAACAGCAGGATCTGTGTGCCTGTGAAAAATGTAAAACATATTATCTGATCACTGATGACAAGTATCACATGTCTTCACTAAATTGATAGGATCAAGGCAGAAAGTTGGAAAGTCCCATGGTTgagtgaaatatatactgagaaaaaaaaatcatacctgGAAAAGCCCTCAGGGTGTGAAAAGTTAAAGTCATATGCATAAGTAGCAAATGAATCGCAGCAGATGATATGTTGCACATGTTCATATTGA
This window encodes:
- the LOC107275424 gene encoding classical arabinogalactan protein 7, with amino-acid sequence MAPLSMSRAHLLFLCSLAAAAAAAAGALAVPAAEVDWARQLRHHHGASPASDAPAPSPAPLSTPELCRPGEPVPAPSSSPAGATTTPAPAAPAATAPAPSPEADGKSSGAAAAPPLMTWPAVLAGAAGVATTLIL